Sequence from the Theropithecus gelada isolate Dixy chromosome 20, Tgel_1.0, whole genome shotgun sequence genome:
CAGCCAGAGAGGTTTATTTCCCACATAGTCTCCCTAACTTTATCTGCTGAGGTGGAGATATATAAAAGGATAGGTGGCAAGGGGAAATTGGTGATGGAATTTTACGTTAATAGAGGATTTTTATGGCAGACAGGAAACTCTCTTGTGTGTTCATTTATAAAAATCTGATCTTAAGGCTGCATTTGGTAGTCATCTTTAGGGGAAGAGTGGAAGGAGGCTGGCAAGAAGATTGAAAAAGATCCATCTTGGGAAATGAGTCTGACTTCTAATTGGGAAAAATATAAGCTGATTTCAGCTAGTTGAGAtcttaataaaacacaaaattaaatgtaatttgaaataGGCCCAAAACTATGTagttaatataattttctaaattaggTGAGAATATAACTATTCGCCTAAGGGTTGGCTCtttatatttcagtatttaataACCCCAAACCTGACAGGAGTTTTAACCAGCAATTGTATTTGTAGCAAGAGTTGCAAACTCAGGAGCCAGTGGCTAGCTGGAAGAACCTAGGGAGAGAAAGAATATGGCAGACAGGAAGTACCTGACTGCCTGACCTGGAGAGAACCACTGTTTCGATGCACTGGAATGTTGCCACGGAGGGAGGAAGGCTGAAACTGATGGCCtaattaaaatgaagacataaagCATTGTATATGCTAACCTGGTGCAGGCTACACACAACAGAGCTGGCTTGTGAGAAACTGTCCTCGGAGGTTTGAAGAAGACATTCTTCTGGAATATTAACTTTTCCTTGGATCATCATCTTTCTGGCAACTTCTTTCCTGGTATTTTCAGACTCTCATTTCTTCATCTGACAAACTTCTGTAACCAGTACCATGCTGGGCCATCTGGTACCTGGCGCTTCTGTCTTGAAACACGCTGCGCATCTCCTGCTGTGAGAGTGGAGTGGGGTGTGTGGAACTTGATTCTCTTGCTCCCATCTAGTTACTAATTCACTTGATTTCTTTCTACACAGGCTCTAAATGCTTGTCTTCTCTGTGTCTCCAGTCGACATTTCCATTTCGGTGCCTACTCTTGTTCCAGTCATGGATCCTGGACCCTTGGCCCTCTACATATTCTTAGACTTGTGGATTGCCCTGTTTTCTGCTATCATTTGATATGTCCAGATCTGAAATCagccctttctctctttcattttagcTCTTTATGGATAGCTACTAATTGTTTTTCCCTTCTTGAATGTCATGTGGTCATTTAGATCTCAGTAGCTTCAAAACcaaatttgtttttttgcctCTGCAGGGAGGAAGGGGTGATGCTGGAATTGAGTGTTACGAGGTTATGTAAGAGTTAGCCAGGTGGAGGGAGAGAAGTGAACAAGGCAGCGTATGTGTGGAAATATGGCAGGAGATGAAAATTAGACTGGGACCAGGTTATGAATGGCAGTTTGCTCAACTCTTCTAAGGAAGCTTTGTAACAGTgaaagtaggccgggcgtggtggttcatgcctgtaatcccagcactttgggaggctgaagtgggcggatcacctgaggtcaagagttcaagaccagcctggccaatatggtgaaaccctatctctactaaaaatacaaaaattagccaggcgtggtggtgggtgcctgtaatcccagctacttgggaggctgaggcaggagaattgcttgaatcctggaggtggaggttgaggtagaggttgcagtaacctgagaacgtgttactgcactccagcctgggtgacaagagtgaaactctgtctctaaaaaaaaaaaaaaaaaaaaacagggaaggTAACTAAATCATGtttgatttgtgttttcattGAGACCAGAGGCCTCATCTTCACTCATTCAATGCagagttcagtaaatatttttgatagggttgttttttgaTTATAGGAATGAATTTGTAATAGTTCAAGTATTTGAAATGGATGGAGGGAATACTGCtatatttatctttatagaaGATAGAAAgcctatacatttttatttttacaacacaGCAATACAGAGAACTAAGATTATTAGAAGTCTTCAAATCCTCATAGTTtagatgataaaaaaaaaatttatatatttatgtacaaatGGGGAAGTAGGAATCAGCCATCCtaagatttttaacatttttatattttcaactcTTACAGGTGTCCTTCTTCACATCATTATGGAATCACCCATTTTTCACCATTAGCTGTATCACTCTAATAGGCTTGTTCTTTGCTGGAATACACAAGAGAGTAGTTGCACCATCAATGTATCCTTTACCAAGGATTAAGTTTCATTCTCTGAAGTGCTTTCTTGATGTAGGTAATGATTAAAAGCTTACTCttcctgggcgcggtggctcatgcctgtaatcccagcgctttgggaggccgaggtgggcggatttcctgagctcaggagttcgagaccagcctgggcaacatggtgaagccacatctctactaaaatacaaataattagccaggcgtggtggtctgtgcctgtagtcccagttacttgggaggctgaggtgggagaatcgcttgaacccgggaggcagaggttgcagtgagctgaaatcatgccactgcattccagcctgggctacagagcaagactctgtctaaaaaaagaaaaagaaaaaaaaaaaaaaaacaagaaacataatGCTTACTCTTGAAATGAGAAATTTTCCTTTGACCACATGTATTCAGTATAGCTGCTCGATGTCGGACGGTATTAGCAGAATACAATATGTCTTGTGATGATGTAAGTATTTTTTTGGTTAGAAAATTATAAACCTGCATGAAAACACTGAAATTTTTGGCTTTAGAAAGGTAGATGTTTTATTAGCAATAAATTTTCTCTGTGGAATGAATAATGAGAATATACTTAGAGCATTGATTTTAAGAATCTTTTACATTTAACATCTTTGACATTGAGATCCGTCTTACAATCAGTGAGATCTGACAAATTGGGAGAGTTGACAGTCTTTCTTAATGGCATAAAATCATGATGCATCTTATAACTGATGCATCTTAGAGTCAGTGAAGTACAGTGGTTGTTTGTTATTGACCAAAAATGGCTCAGCAGATACTGGTTTTGTAAACTACTGTTATTTATCAAGTGATACGCTATATATGTTATTTGTAAATAGAGTCATAGATTAATTTGTGGACTATGGACATATGAAcctattgtgtttttaaaagtagatgatgggagactgggcatggtggctcatgcctctaatcccagcattttgggaagttgaggcagaaggatctcttgagtccaggagtttgagaccagcctgggcaacattagcaagaccccatctctacaaaaaatgtaaaaattagccaggcgggtggcacacacctgtatttcccagctgcttgggaggctgaggcaggagaattgcttgagcccaggagtttgaggctgcagtgagctgtgatcatactactgcagtctagcctggacgacagtgagaccctgtctttaagtaaattaaaaactatCATGTAACAGTGTATAATAAGGGTGTCGCACAATTTTGATAGGTAGCTTCTATTttgatttgcttattttatttataaaagtgtcTTAGCcttcaatttaaaaagtcattaaacaAGTAATACGTATTCATTACAGAAATTAGaataaagaggccaggcatggtggttcacgcttgtaatcccagcactttgggaggccaaggcgggaggattgcttgagtccaggagtttgagatgaacctgggcaacatagcaagactccgtctctacaaaaaatgaaaagaggagaaaaaaaagatgtatgtagtattttaaaataaagagctcAGAAGGAAACTCCACACAAAGGAAGCATTGAAAGCATAACTATTAATTGTTTAGTCTTGACTATAGAGAAGCATTCTTATTCCTTGCACATACCATTTAAGGTTTATAAATAAGCAATGTTATTTTTACTAGAACTGTGTATtgaaaaaattttatcttttcatttttgcagACAGGAAAACTAATTTTGAAACCTAGGCCTCATGTTCAATGACAATCTTCACTCATTGTTATGGGACTTAAAATAGCCTTTCTTCAAATAAGTGATACAGCAAAAAGCCATAAAGGATTCCTTTTGCAGTTGGATATGTAAAGGTCATAGCAGCAACTGACAATAAGTGTGCAATATTTACCTGGATTATCTTGATGATGGTGACTCATTATCAGTGCTTTGGTACTTTTGATTACCTGTGTTTCAGTATTAGTGTCACTTTAGTACTTCAGATCCTGCAAAGATTTTTGCAGAtgaagtatgtatgtatgttactAAGTTAAACTTAGAAACAGAACCTCATTCagtttttataatgtattttttgcAAACTACTGTAAATAGCAAATCAATGCCAATgttaaacaaagaagaaaacgtTGTGTGGACTTTGTTCTCCTGCACCGGTATTTCAGGAACATCTGCTTGCCATCCCCACAGCTCTTTAAAACTGGCTATTATGTGTGCCTTTCATTCTTACACTTCTAATCATACTGCAGGAAAAACATTGGATTCAGCTTAGACTGAGGAAAACTCTCCATTATGTTGTAAGAAATTATAGATGTTTTGAGAAACACTTTTTGTTAAGCCAGATATTGAACTCCAActattgtggttttatttttagtttattgttttcatttaaatgctAAATATCCTTTATattgctttaataattttttttttttttttttttttttttaacggagtctcgctctgtcgccaggctggagtgcagtggcacgatcttggctctctgcaacctctgcctcctggattcaagcgattctcctgcttcagcctcccgagtagctgggactacaggcacatgccaccatgcccggctaattttttttgtatttttagtagagacagggtttcaccatgttggccaggatggtctcgatctcctgacctcgtgatcctcctgcctcggcctcccaaaatgctgggattacaggcatgagccaccgtgcctggcctctttaataatttttaaaataccctaAAGGCTTGTGAATATACAAGTCTACTGATAAATTATGTATTGTCTGGGAATTTGATAGTCACTGTTTTAGATAACTGGATTTTACGCTGTGGTAGACAAGCTGTGACACTAGTGTTGCACAGGTATAATTGATCATCCTACACCTTCACCAGAATAACTTGGGAGTGGTGCCACAAACTAGAGTCTACAATTCTCACTGTTTAGAGAGTGTTAATGACATACTGTGTATGCATAATAGCCACATGTACTATAATAGCCCTTAAAATTAAACTATTGGGAttgctgtaaatattttaaagtactgGAGGTGCCTTTTACCTGTTTATTAGATTTTGAAAAGgtttaaattatttcatgagcaatcttttaaatttcatttaacataaagCTGAAAATTCAATAACAGGATAAAAAACTTTTTAACAAGGCTGCCATTTAACTTAAATGTGTTCATCTTAGCTTTCACatgtataaaattttattctttgaacTGCAGCAATAAAACCCTCTGCTCCTAAGAAGTCTTAAGAGGGTATTCTATATattctgctttgttttattttctgtaaattttgtAGGTAAATATgtgcataaaaaataaatactttatatataactCGTGATTGGACTTTTTATTTGGTTTATTGTAAGTTTGTAactctgaaaaaaatgttaaaacatattGTCTGTATCAGATATAAGCTAGTCCCAGATGAGACATTTTACTTTAGCTCTGTGTCCAAGACAGCAAATTTTAAGTAGCACGTGTAGCTACCCAGTTTATTAGGTTATGATTACTTTTGATATGTCTTATTTATCATAGTCTAATAACACTTGGCTGTTAATCAGGAAATACAGGTTTTGTCATATTGCTCTTTACAAACTTGGATTGCCAGTTTCCTCCAAGAGCATAAAGCTGAAGAAGTATTTTATAGGCCCTTCATCTTTTTTGGAGTCATGAATTCCTTTGAGGGTTTAATAAAAGACTTGACTCCTCCTCTAGGAAAACCCACCTGTGTCTTTGCATGCACTTGGAGGGAACTTCAGATGCCACATTACTTGGATTCCACGGGcttcaaaagaaaacaatctgTTATAGTCCAGAGACTTTTCATACCTTAACTTCTAGCAGAACAACTCATTTTCCTAAAGAGTCTTCATTTGGAATGGTCCAAGGATCCTTGTGACGTTAGTTTCTAACCACCACCTCTACCTTCTCATCCCTTCTCGCACGTTGTTAGGAGGTCACTGGTAGAATCCAATCATCTAATTTTACAGGTGGGGTAGACAGTCTCAAATTTGTGAAGTCTCTATATGAAATCCCCACAACTTACTAAAGACAGAGCCAGCACCAAAATCCAAATCTCTGACTCAGATTGAATGGATctttacatatgtgtgtgaagTGAATTTATTCAAGAGCCATTATAATATTACTGTTAAGAATGTAgactgttggccgggcgcggtggctcaagcctgtaatcccagcactttgggaggccgaggcgggtggatcacgaggtcaggagatcgagaccatcctggctaacatggtgaaaccccgtctctactaaaaatacaaaaaactagccgggcgtggtggcgggcgcctgtagtcccagctactcggaggctgaggcaggagaatggcgtgaacctgagaggcggagcttgcagtgagccgagatcgcgccactgcactccagcctgggtgacacagcgcgagactctgtctcaaaaaaaaaaaaaaaaaaaaagaatgtagactGTTAAGCCaaactgcctggatttgaatctcagATCTGCTACTTGGTAGTTTTGTAACTCTAGCTAAATTATGCAACCTTAGTTTCCTCGTTTATTAAATGGGCATAATGCCAGTTTCTTTGGTACATTGAGATAATATATAGGATACAGGCATAATGCTAATCTTCCAGGCTTATTTCAAGTCTTAAAGTGTTAattcatgtaaagcacttaaataGTGCCTAGCTACAGAGTCAATCCTCAGTAAGTTTGTTaacccaaatcttttttttttttttttttttttttttttttttgagacggagtctccctctgtcgcccaggctggagtgcagtggccggatctcagctcactgcaagctccgccacccgggttcaggccattcttctgcctcagcctcccgagtagctgggactacagacgcccgccacctcgcccggctagttttttgtattttttagtagagacggggtttcaccatgttagccaggatggtctcgatctcctgacctcgtgatccacccgtctcggcctcccaaagtgctgggattacaggcttgagccaccgcgcccggccaacccaaatctttaagggaaaaaaaaaaccctgactgTTACAAGTTTGCCCAAAGTCAACATCTTAGTTGAGATAACCATGAGGAAATTTCACCTAATCTTTTGAACCAAGCAAACTCCTGAAAACGACTAAAGGCAAAGAGAGGATATTTGGCCTTACTCAGAAAATGGTGTTCGGTGTTTTCCTCTTCCTGAGGAACCTCTCTGAAAACATTCAAGCTCATGACTATCTGCTAGTGCTGCTTTTTGAGACGCTCTTTTTTCATTTAGAACTAGGCCATCTTGACTGGCATTTTATAAAGATTTAACAATCCTTCTGACAAATGCCCTGCCCTCAGCAACTGAGGTGTCTCTCGCTCCCTGTCCTGTTGAAACCATAGAAATTTGAGTCTTACTCTTCAGACTCTAAACTTTACGCTTTTACAAAGGGtaagtataatttctttttttcccaccaaAGATAGGAAGTGTGTCTTGTCTGCTTCATCATGCAACACGTTAAAATCTAATGTTTTTAGTGTACCACTGATACCTGCTATGCCAGTCTG
This genomic interval carries:
- the CNEP1R1 gene encoding nuclear envelope phosphatase-regulatory subunit 1 isoform X2, whose product is MNSLEQAEDLKAFERRLTEYIHCLQPATGRWRMLLIVVSVCTATGAWNWLIDPETQKVSFFTSLWNHPFFTISCITLIGLFFAGIHKRVVAPSIIAARCRTVLAEYNMSCDDTGKLILKPRPHVQ